Proteins from a single region of Neomonachus schauinslandi chromosome 10, ASM220157v2, whole genome shotgun sequence:
- the LOC110579549 gene encoding agouti-signaling protein, producing the protein MNILRLLLATLLVSLCFLTAYSHLAPEEKPRDDRSLRSNSSVNLLDFPSVSIVVLNKKSKKISRKEAEKKRSSKKEASMKNVARPRPRPPPPTPCVATRDSCKSPAPACCDPCASCQCRFFRSVCSCRVLNPLC; encoded by the exons ATGAATATCCTCCGCCTACTCCTGGCCACACTGCTGGTCTCCCTGTGCTTCCTCACTGCCTACAGCCACTTGGCACCTGAGGAAAAGCCCAGGGATGACAGGAGCCTAAGGAGCAACTCTTCCGTGAACCTGTTGGATTTCCCCTCTGTCTCGATTGTAG TGCTGAACAAGAAATCCAAAAAGATCAGCAGAAAAGAGGCGGAAAAGAAGAGATCTTCCAAG AAAGAGGCTTCCATGAAGAACGTGGctcggccccggccccggcccccgccGCCCACCCCCTGCGTGGCCACTCGTGACAGCTGCAAGTCGCCGGCGCCGGCCTGCTGCGACCCCTGCGCCTCCTGCCAGTGCCGCTTCTTCCGCAGCGTCTGCTCCTGCCGCGTGCTCAACCCCCTCTGCTGA
- the AHCY gene encoding adenosylhomocysteinase: MSDKLPYKVADISLASWGRKALDIAENEMPGLMRMREMYSASKPLKGARIAGCLHMTVETAVLIETLVALGAEVQWSSCNIFSTQDHAAAAIAKAGIPVYAWKGETDEEYLWCIEQTLYFKDGPLNMILDDGGDLTNLIHTKYPQLLSGVRGISEETTTGVHNLYKMMANGKLKVPAINVNDSVTKSKFDNLYGCRESLIDGIKRATDVMIAGKVAVVAGYGDVGKGCAQALRGFGARVIITEIDPINALQAAMEGYEVTTMDEACQEGNIFVTTTGCTDIILGRHFEQMKDDSIVCNIGHFDVEIDVKWLNENAVEKVNIKPQVDRYWLKNGRRIILLAEGRLVNLGCATGHPSFVMSNSFTNQVLAQIELWTHPDKYSVGVHFLPKKLDEAVAEAHLGKLNVKLTKLTEKQAQYLGLSRDGPFKPDHYRY, encoded by the exons CCGACATCAGCCTGGCCTCCTGGGGACGCAAGGCCCTGGACATCGCGGAGAATGAGATGCCGGGCCTGATGCGCATGAGGGAGATGTACTCGGCCTCTAAGCCCCTGAAGGGTGCCCGCATCGCTGGCTGCCTACACATGACTGTGGAGACAGCTGTCCTCATTGAGACCCTTGTGGCCCTGGGTGCAGAG GTGCAGTGGTCCAGCTGCAACATCTTCTCTACCCAGGACCATGCAGCTGCTGCCATTGCCAAGGCTGGCATTCCAG TGTACGCCTGGAAGGGTGAAACGGACGAGGAGTACCTGTGGTGCATCGAGCAGACGCTGTACTTCAAGGACGGGCCCCTCAACATGATTCTGGATGACGGAGGCGACCTCACCAACCTCATTCACACCAAGTACCCACAGCTCCTGTCAG GCGTCCGAGGCATTTCTGAAGAGACCACAACGGGGGTCCACAACCTATACAAGATGATGGCCAACGGGAAGCTGAAGGTGCCTGCCATCAACGTCAATGACTCTGTCACCAAG AGCAAGTTTGACAACCTGTATGGCTGCCGGGAGTCTCTTATAGACGGCATCAAGCGGGCTACAGATGTGATGATCGCAGGCAAGGTGGCAGTGGTGGCAGGCTATGGCGATGTGGGCAAAGGTTGTGCCCAGGCCCTGAGGGGTTTTGGGGCCCGCGTCATCATCACGGAGATCGACCCCATCAATGCACTGCAAGCTGCCATGGAGG GCTATGAGGTGACAACTATGGATGAGGCCTGTCAGGAGGGCAACATATTTGTCACCACCACAGGCTGTACTGACATCATCCTTGGCCG GCACTTTGAGcagatgaaagatgactccattGTCTGTAACATTGGACACTTTGACGTGGAGATTGATGTCAAGTGGCTGAACGAAAATGCTGTGGAGAAGGTGAACATCAAGCCCCAG GTGGACCGCTACTGGCTGAAAAATGGGCGCCGGATCATCCTGTTGGCCGAGGGCCGGCTGGTCAACCTGGGCTGCGCCACGGGCCATCCCAGCTTTGTGATGAGCAACTCATTCACCAACCAAGTGCTGGCACAGATAGAGTTGTGGACCCACCCAGACAAGTATTCTGTTGGGGTCCACTTCCTGCCCAAGAAG CTGGATGAAGCAGTGGCTGAAGCCCACCTGGGTAAGCTGAATGTGAAGCTGACCAAACTGACTGAGAAGCAGGCTCAGTACCTGGGCTTGTCCCGTGATGGCCCCTTCAAGCCTGATCATTACCGCTACTGA